The nucleotide sequence AGACGACaccattgtgaaatctgtggtgaAACATTTTCTAGAAGTGCTAATTTGTCTAACCATAAActaattcatacaggagaaagaccATACCAGTGTCATATTTGTGGGAAAAAGTTTGCTAGAAATGCTGATTTGTCTtgccacaaacatattcacacaggagaaagaccataccactgtgatatctgtggtacaaCATTTGCTCAGAGTAGTAGTTtatctaaacacaaacgtattcacactggaGAGAGACCATACCAGTGTGATGTCTGTgataaaaaatttaatacaaGTGGTCACTTGTCTACCCACAAACGTActcacactggagaaaaaccattccactgtgatatttgtggtaaaacattcactCGAAGTAGTTCCTTATCTCAACACAAAcctattcacacaggagagagaccataccattgtgacatttgtggtaaaacattttctacAACTCGGAATTTAACTCGACACAAACGGATTCACATTGGaaagaaaccataccactgtgatatctgtgatgaaGCATTTTCTACAATGGTTCGTTTGTCTTCCCACATACGAATTCACACAGGAGAACAACCATCATAGCACTGATATTTGTCGTAAAATATTCtctcaaaaatatttattcttcttGGTATAAACTCACACTGGATAATGGTTAACTACTATAGTatcatatgaaatattttcatgaagtcattatttaatttaatacaaACATATCCATATGGGAGATAAACTACAGCTCTTTGCTATCAagagtaaaaatattttctacaagtaacattttataatcatcatcatcgtttaatgtccacctttcaTACTGCCATGGGTGGgaataataaatgaattttatGTACATCAGGTTATGGATTTTAATACAGCAaagttaccaccaccatcatcatcattagtgtttttattactatttttcaaagtttgtcaaaatatttttttgcaaatattttgacatatgttATGGATTGAGCATAAAATATCCcattatattaaaaatgataaagacCAATGTATTTTTAGTGTTTACCATCATGGAATGTGAATAGTTTAAATGCATAAGAGATGGCTTAcagtgttaaaaataataataatcggaaGCATGTGACAGACCAAGAGATATATGGATAGACGACGTCAAGGAGTGAATAAGTTACACTGTAATGTCAGTGTAAGATTGGTGTGAGAGGGAATGGAATGGTTATCTGTTTTTGTTCTGCCATAACTGCCTGACATCCAACAATCAGATGAAGTATAAGGATAACAAACAccatataatattaatgtagttaTTGAGTAACATTGGAGTCAGCTATGTCATAGAAGCAGTTGGTGAAATTGTGCAAACCACATCTCAGGATGTATGGAGTTCATTCTCCTTACCATCAAATACAGTGGCACTGTTAATATGTTCTTATGGATTCAAGACTGTAGTTGGTGTATGGCTGTGTATGAAGAACTATGGACAGTAGGTCATTGTGATGACATCTGTAGatgttatgtatacattataaagAGGTGACGTAAATTGTACATGTGCAGGTTGAAAACTTACTAATGAGACTGAAAACTCAAGTACTTCAAGATAACATAActgtttatttcattaaataaatgtGATATCAGAATATTTATAGTTACCTGTAATAAAGTATCAAATGAAGATATATGCAATTATAACATAATCAAAGCCCTTTCAGTATAATGAACATTTCCACTGCGTGTTGGCTTGATAATCATGTCACTGGTTTGTAGTAAAGTAGAGGTAGTATAACATAGACATTACATTAGGAGAAAACCTACCTCTAACTTATTAAAATGATGTCAATAAattcattataattaattatgaGGTAACTCTATCTTGATTTATTATTCCTGTAGATGGTATTGTAATTGCTTCCAGTTAACAATTTATCCAGTATCAGCATTCACATTGCTGAAAAACCTATCAGTATTACAGAAATTACTGCCAAATTTATAGTTATCTTCTTGATCCTATTTTGTTGTAAGACAGTTTATATAACTTATGTTGTTGGTTTTACCTGTTACTTATTACATACCTGTATAGTTGCTTAGTTTTATTACACAGTAATCTTTAATTGTTAACATACTTGAGATGTTTATTGTTACACACATTCAGTACCAGCATAAAGTCAGTGAAGACTCTGAAATTAAAATCATTGATAAAAGTTGGGTATATATgtagtgtttgtttgtatatttatgtttcttcCTATATATTTTCTGATGTTGATCTTGCTTctttttgttattaacacaaattATTTGAACTAGAATATCAACgttcaaaattaatattttatcacagGATCTGATAATAGATCCAGTTGTGTTCTAGAACATTTCTAAAGTAATCATGAAGAAATTATGTGTGAATGGTTACCATTAACATATTTGAACTTAACATGAAGAAGGCAAGAAGAATGATTAACTTTTTGTATAGTCACCTAATATGAATGGATAATGTCTACTTGGTAATGTGTATGACAAATTGAAGTAATCCACCATCATCCTTGAATGTATGGAGATTGGTAGTTACTGCTtgatacttttactcttttacttgtttcagtcatttgactgcagccatgctggagcaccacccttagtcgagcaaatcgacctagtacttattccattggtctcttgccgaatcgctaagttacggggacacagatagcagcattggttgtcaagcgatgttggggggacaaatgcagacacaaacatatacacacacatacatatatatatatatattgcgtttaaattccgctgaggtttgctttgcctttcatccttttggggtcaataaattaagtaccagttgcatactggggttgatctaatcaattggccccatcaccccaaaatttcaggccttgtgcctagagtagaaaatatatatatacacacacacacatatatacgacaggcttctttcagtttccatctaccaaatctactcacaaggttttagtagaagacacttgcccaagttgccacgccatgggactgaacctagaactatttggttggtaagcaagctacttaccacacagccactcctgtgcctattgatATATAAAAGGTGAGATGAGAAGCGGGAGATACAGCTAGTTGTTGTAGGCAAGAAAAATTTCAGAGGGGGTAATTTGATCAGAACTAAGGAAGCTGCTAGCTGATAGACAAGATGATGCAGTGAAAAATGATGCATTACAGACAACTTGAAACAGCAATGATTCACTCAATTTAAACTATTTCTACCATGACAACTACATCAATTACATTGGCAACAGCTGGATCAAACTCCTCAGTAACTGTTTTTTATCTATCCCAAGTACAAGTGTAAAGTTATACGTACTTTTGCCTTTGTAATTCATTTACACAAAAGCAGTTGAACAATTATATCATTTATCAACATAGTCTGTTTGATTTTCATTGCTCTTCTTTCAGTGGTCCAGAAGCTTATTTATTCCATTGGAGATTTTCAGCTGGTCGTGCAGCCATTTATGCACTTCTTCCTTTACTTCTTTGTCTAGCAGATCAACAACCTTGTAATGGATGTTTGAGCAGTCCAGAAAAGTAATAGTTGAAAGTGGGTGAGACCAGGACTATGCAGGGTGTTCCACTGTGTGGCGTGCATTATCATGCAACAATAACACTTGCTTTGACAATAGACCTTGGCATTTGTTTTGAAATActggtttcagtttgttggccagtaTTTTGTTGTTGCCTACACTGATGACTATATACCCCCCTTTTCCAAGTATGTTCTAGTAtcccttttgcatcccaaaaagtGACTACCATCACTTTTTCTGTGAATGGTTGAATCTTGAATTTCTTTCTCACTAGCAATTTCTGGTTGTTTCCACTTCATACTTTGCTCTCTGGATTCTAGCTCAAAATAATGGATCCATTAAACTTCTTGATCCAGTTGTATACACTTCTATGCAGTAGAGCACTATCCCCGCATTGTTCTGAAAGCCTGCAATGAATTTCAGCCCGACACACCTTCAGACTAGAGAAATCAGATCACTGATCTATTCCTCCTTAGTGCATACTGCGAGTGGAGCAACCATGTTTACTCTGTAATACAAGAAAGAAACTGGAGTGATCAAGGTCAAACCTTGGGTATATGTAACCACAAGAATTCGATATTTTAGAATGTGAGTACCAAAGACTGTGGCTAATCCAAATACGGTTTTGGCAAAAgtgcagataaatttttttaCTTCCCCTCATATTTATATCACATCCACTGGTATTGTTGGCAATGTTGAATCATAAAACGTTACACTAGctatgaaattaaagaaaacattattaattcTGTACAAGAAATATGTAGTTATTGCTTCATAAATTTTTATGGtccatcttctatgctggcataggttggacaagtTGATAGGATCCAATGAATCTGAGGATGGTATTGCAttccagtgtctactttggcataaattatacagctggatgtccttcctaacactcgAAGTTAGTTACTAACTCAATAGAGTTAGTAACTAAAACTTCAGGTTATAATAATTAGTCGGGTCTCAGTCATCTTCATTGCAGTCAGAACCACACACATTCACTGTTTATATGtctattttacatctgttttctgtgctatgggttggatgatttgacaagagCCAATGGGGTGGAGGACCAAATCTTGCTCCAATCTCTCAACTTTTGTTTGATTTCTACTACTAGATACCCTTTCTTACATGAGCCACTTTACACAGTGAACAGGGTAGCACTAGTGGAGTCACCTTGTAGCTTGCAAGGTGGAAGAGAGTCTTCATGATGGATGGAACAGATATATTTGTTGAGCGAGGATGGTAATGTTTCGATGATTATTAAAAATTTACACAA is from Octopus sinensis linkage group LG7, ASM634580v1, whole genome shotgun sequence and encodes:
- the LOC115213876 gene encoding zinc finger protein 678-like, with the protein product MDDKIQAEVIDSSSQIQENTEEKSHPSDVCGKILSPKKILIQHKLTHSSSKPYQCGICGKQFSNNNLLTHHKHVHTREKLYQCYICDATFSTKGLLCSHSCIQKGERPHRCDICGKTYSRSGQLSSHKYIHTGERRHHCEICGETFSRSANLSNHKLIHTGERPYQCHICGKKFARNADLSCHKHIHTGERPYHCDICGTTFAQSSSLSKHKRIHTGERPYQCDVCDKKFNTSGHLSTHKRTHTGEKPFHCDICGKTFTRSSSLSQHKPIHTGERPYHCDICGKTFSTTRNLTRHKRIHIGKKPYHCDICDEAFSTMVRLSSHIRIHTGEQPS